The genomic DNA gggaaaaaatggaattagaattttcaataGTAAAATACCCTAAAAATGCATTtcaagaaatgattaaatggactaaagaaggaaaattatggaaatttccTATAGATAATGAACAAGGTATTTATAAACTAtaggatttaatattattttatacataatttatgttatatataatgtaaattttttttcataatataggAATGGAAGATGAATATAATGTGCATTTCTCAAAGCatgtatttttggaaaatcatTTGGTACCATGGTGTCCCTCTAAAGGTCCAATACGACATTTTATGGAATTAGTATGTGTTGGACTTTCAAAAAATCCATATATgacaattgaagaaaaatatgatcatATAATgtggtataaaaattattttaaagataagcaagatttattacaaaaattagatatcgtagaataaaaaagaatttgtaaaaaatatataaaatgaaatattgtttttaaaaaataaaaatttaataaaatatatgaattttatttctttaaattatattttataaataaacataaacattgaataaaatgataattattctttataaaggAAGTAAATaagttattcaatatttataaaatcataaatattgaaaaataaaacaaaaatattaatatttaaaatttacaagtaaataatttatttattaataaataaataaattaaattgaaatatttaatttataaaaaaaacgatatagtTAGAATTGAAAGTTATTAGATCAAGTGACCAATGAGATTATCCAATTGAGATTTGAGATTTTAAGATTGGtttaatgtatatgtatgtataggtTAGTTTTAAAagtagttattaaaatttctgaaaaaaagatgattgaagttgaaaatattgaGGACCAAAATGGATTACGCTTAGATGGTAGACGAGCGTTAGAATTAAGAcaaattcgtataaaaatggGAGTTTTTGGACAAGCTGATGGAAGTGCTTACATCGAACATGGGAACACTAAAATTTTGGTTACAGTATATGGACCTCATCAggttaacaatttttcatatattataattttaatatcaatattaaattatatataattgatgtaTTTATTTAGCCAAGAAATTCTACAGGCAGAAGTACAAGTAAAATTACTAAAGGTATTGTAAATTGTCAATATAGTATGGCAGTATTTAGTTTATCTTCCGGAGAACGTAAACGTAAACCAAGAGGTGATAGAAAATCGCAAGAAAGATCTCTTCAATTAAAACATGCAATGGAAGCAATAATACATCTAGAATTATATCCACGTTCACAGATAGATATTTATGTAGAAGCATTACAAGTTGATGGAAGTGAATATTGTGCATCTGTAAATGCAGCTACACTTGCTTTAATTGATGCTGGAATTCCTATTAAggtaacatataataaaataaaaaataaatattttatgattttcatgaaaaaagttttttttttttaaacaaaattttattttatttttatagaattatgcCATAGGTTGTACtgtaacattaattaattgccCATCTTTAGAAGATGAAGATAATACATTAGAGAAAGGAGTATTAGATGCAAATTATGTAGAAGAATGTGCTCCTGGTGTTACTTTATCTGTTGTTGCATTACCAAATAGTGATGGTATATCAAAAGATGGATTAATAGTAGTAGCACAAGGTGCAGGACAAAGATTACATTTGTCTCAATTTGAATCGTTGAAAGCTCGTGTATTATGTGGATGTCAAGATATAAAAACCATTTTAGATCATGCAGTTAGACAATATTTAACAGAACAATcacttccttctcttttttagatatatgaataaaaaaattattcttaaaaaaatattaaataatataccaacaattttttttataaaaattatataatatataaattatattcattacaattttttaaatgtattttttaaaaatttatattttttacattatatatatatcattgtatatgattatattataaacaattgttttttcttttaaatcaacatataaatttctttaaaaattgtttattttttttgtttttttttttctcttaaactTTAGCACCAGGATATCTTTCCATAATCATACCTACACCCTGTGATtaagaataagataaatttatttaatataaatttatcaataaaataaaatatatcataaagatatcaataatatttaatta from Apis mellifera strain DH4 linkage group LG4, Amel_HAv3.1, whole genome shotgun sequence includes the following:
- the LOC727055 gene encoding 28S ribosomal protein S31, mitochondrial, encoding MNKNFKDKILESNFKYLQEEDQNINKSDSKVKLKKFFDNLPENSDVPEFKMWNTWEKMELEFSIVKYPKNAFQEMIKWTKEGKLWKFPIDNEQGMEDEYNVHFSKHVFLENHLVPWCPSKGPIRHFMELVCVGLSKNPYMTIEEKYDHIMWYKNYFKDKQDLLQKLDIVE
- the LOC412345 gene encoding exosome complex component RRP41 — protein: MYRLVLKVVIKISEKKMIEVENIEDQNGLRLDGRRALELRQIRIKMGVFGQADGSAYIEHGNTKILVTVYGPHQPRNSTGRSTSKITKGIVNCQYSMAVFSLSSGERKRKPRGDRKSQERSLQLKHAMEAIIHLELYPRSQIDIYVEALQVDGSEYCASVNAATLALIDAGIPIKNYAIGCTVTLINCPSLEDEDNTLEKGVLDANYVEECAPGVTLSVVALPNSDGISKDGLIVVAQGAGQRLHLSQFESLKARVLCGCQDIKTILDHAVRQYLTEQSLPSLF